The Calothrix sp. PCC 7507 DNA segment TCGCCTATTTGTTTTATCTCAGTTTCACCGCTGGTAGTTTTACATCCACAGGCACTTATCTAGTAGGGTTCAAAAATTACTGGCGTTTGTTACTCAACTCAGATTTTTGGCAAGTTCTGTTCAACACTTTTTATTTTACCGTTGCCACCGTCATTCCCAGTTTACTGATCCCTTTGGGGCTGGCAGTTTTATTAAACCGTTCTTTTGCCTTGCGGGGAATACTGCGGAGTGCCTATTTTCTCCCTTCAATTATTTCTTTAGTGGCGGCTGGCTTAGGATTTCGCTGGCTGTTTCAAACCGCTGGCCCAGTCAACGCATTTTTAGGATTATTCGGCATTCCATCCATTCCCTGGTTGGGAGATACTTTTTGGGCCATGCCGGTATTAATTTTATTGAGTATTTGGAAACAACTCGGCTTCAATGCGGGCCGAAAAGCCCGCGTGAGCGAGACGCTACAGTCCCTCATTTCAACTAGTAGGGTGGGCAATGCCCACCAAAACCTGGATCTGGTGGGCATTGCCCACCCTACTTACGCAAACAATAGCCGAAACCCTTATTTTACTGTAGGGGCAATTCATGTAGACGCGGGGAGGCTTCCCGCAGGGTATTGCCCCTACCGCGTGTAGTTTTGCGTAAATCCTATACTAGTACCGCAAGGCGGAAGTCAAAAGTCAAAAGTCAAAAGTCAAAAGAATTGTATTCCAAGCTCTTGCGCCATTTGAAATGGTATGTTTATTTACGCCGCGCTGTACTAGTTAAGTAGGTGTAGAACCACCAAATACATCTTTGTAAGCTTCAGTAGCTTCCATCCCAAAACCTCCAGCTTGGGCATGACGGAGTAGAGATTGAATAATTGGCATGGCAATACTCAAACCAAATAGGGAATTGAAGCCTGCAATTACCACTGGTGCCGACAATATGACTGTAAATTCTGGGAATAGGGCTAACACAGCGACTAAGACCAGAAAAACAATTGGTGTAGCAATACCTGTTGTTTTTGCTGTTGCCAAAATTAAATTTTTATACTCTTCAACAGTAATATCACCCCGGTAAAGATCCAAGGAGTATGAAATTGCTGTCACTGTAACCTGGGTAAGAATGGCTGTTCCCGTAGCAGTAATTCCCAGTCTGGCGATCGCTCCAGAATTGGTGACAATGGAATCTACCGCATTGTAAACCCGAATATAAAATTGTTCACCAACAGTCATGACTTCGGCACCTCGACGGAGATTGTCAACACCCACTTCCCAAAGAATGTTGTCAGCACCATTCGAGCCACCTTGGGAGCGGGGGATAATATGA contains these protein-coding regions:
- a CDS encoding carbohydrate ABC transporter permease gives rise to the protein MKRSRFSRMQLLDNDAIAAWIFLTPALILLGVFIIWPIAYLFYLSFTAGSFTSTGTYLVGFKNYWRLLLNSDFWQVLFNTFYFTVATVIPSLLIPLGLAVLLNRSFALRGILRSAYFLPSIISLVAAGLGFRWLFQTAGPVNAFLGLFGIPSIPWLGDTFWAMPVLILLSIWKQLGFNAGRKARVSETLQSLISTSRVGNAHQNLDLVGIAHPTYANNSRNPYFTVGAIHVDAGRLPAGYCPYRV